One genomic region from Spiroplasma endosymbiont of Polydrusus cervinus encodes:
- the dnaG gene encoding DNA primase yields the protein MALISNEKIDLIRSKVNIVTVMSEYLLLEKRGRNYWAVCPFHKDSHPSMSISPEKQIYRCFACSAGGNVFTFLKEYENINFIEALKKVAVMANISLDELTVYQEKPKYDATDQLIFEINALARGYFSNNLATKKGHVAKEYLTQRNINNNEIELFQIGYAESGFDHLCHFLIKKGYTINDIQQTGLIAIRNDKVYDYFNERIMFPIKNEDNHIIGFSGRIIGSTSQVAKYLNTPETKVFKKEQLMYNIHRAKPFIRQHNNLILLEGYMDVISLEKLNIKNTVALMGTNLSEYHLKEIKKITLECLVFLDGDKAGINASLKSAVKLLSNKVKVKIVLNETQQDPDELVNSGQGELIQTMLSQAEHPINFALDYFKNKFNLQVANELEKFINIVAPLIKASPNPLEQELAINNLVTITGISKATITIKIEQIKGYQKGPLNSPRPLTSLPKREDNNQPLLRSPAKVNSAPLNTIIVQNTKYKIKNLKRYILAEEKMLLQLLASRKAADFYQKKIGNLNFDGYRLLANDIITYYNEHLGVENVKINILCEEINDPTLKKMLLNIINKSTIKIKYNKKELEDHALLIDDFANEKEIAMLWNKLEKANNMIEQQEISMEIDKLNQRLKFKKG from the coding sequence ATGGCATTAATTAGTAATGAGAAAATTGATTTAATTAGATCAAAAGTAAATATTGTTACAGTAATGTCCGAGTATTTATTGCTTGAAAAACGGGGTCGCAATTATTGAGCGGTTTGTCCTTTTCATAAAGATTCCCACCCTTCAATGAGTATTTCACCAGAAAAACAAATTTATCGTTGTTTTGCTTGTTCGGCAGGGGGGAATGTTTTTACTTTTTTAAAAGAATATGAAAATATTAATTTTATTGAAGCTTTAAAAAAGGTTGCGGTGATGGCAAATATTTCGTTAGATGAATTAACCGTTTATCAAGAAAAACCAAAATACGATGCAACAGATCAGTTAATTTTTGAAATTAATGCCCTAGCAAGAGGTTACTTTAGTAATAATTTAGCAACAAAAAAAGGCCATGTGGCAAAAGAATATTTAACCCAGCGGAATATTAATAATAATGAAATTGAATTATTTCAAATTGGGTATGCGGAAAGCGGGTTTGATCATTTATGTCATTTTTTAATTAAAAAAGGATACACAATTAATGATATTCAGCAAACAGGATTAATTGCAATTAGGAATGATAAAGTATATGATTATTTTAATGAGCGAATAATGTTTCCAATTAAGAATGAAGATAATCATATTATTGGGTTTTCTGGGCGAATAATTGGTAGCACCAGCCAGGTTGCAAAATATCTTAATACGCCCGAAACGAAAGTATTTAAAAAAGAACAACTAATGTATAATATCCATCGGGCAAAACCTTTTATTCGCCAGCATAATAATCTAATTTTATTAGAAGGATATATGGATGTTATTAGCTTAGAAAAGTTAAATATTAAAAATACGGTTGCTTTAATGGGCACTAATTTAAGTGAGTACCACTTAAAGGAAATTAAAAAAATAACGCTGGAGTGTTTAGTTTTTTTAGATGGGGATAAAGCCGGGATTAATGCCAGCTTAAAATCCGCGGTGAAATTATTAAGTAATAAGGTCAAAGTTAAGATTGTCTTAAACGAAACTCAACAAGATCCTGATGAATTAGTTAATAGTGGGCAGGGTGAATTAATTCAGACAATGTTAAGCCAGGCAGAACATCCAATTAATTTTGCGCTGGATTATTTTAAAAATAAATTTAATTTACAAGTTGCCAATGAATTAGAGAAATTTATTAATATTGTTGCGCCCTTAATTAAAGCGAGCCCTAACCCGCTTGAACAAGAGTTAGCGATTAATAATTTAGTTACAATAACCGGAATTTCAAAAGCAACAATTACAATAAAAATTGAACAAATTAAAGGATATCAAAAAGGACCTTTAAATTCGCCAAGACCATTAACATCCCTGCCAAAAAGGGAAGATAATAACCAGCCGCTGCTGCGCTCACCAGCGAAGGTAAATTCAGCGCCGCTCAATACCATTATTGTTCAAAATACCAAATATAAAATTAAAAATTTAAAACGATATATTTTAGCCGAAGAAAAAATGTTATTACAATTACTTGCTTCGCGAAAAGCAGCGGATTTTTATCAAAAAAAAATTGGAAATTTAAATTTTGATGGTTATCGTTTGCTAGCAAACGATATAATTACTTATTATAATGAACATTTAGGGGTAGAAAATGTTAAAATTAATATATTGTGTGAAGAAATAAATGATCCTACTTTAAAAAAAATGTTACTGAATATTATTAATAAATCAACGATTAAAATTAAATATAATAAGAAAGAATTAGAAGACCATGCGCTTTTAATTGATGATTTTGCTAATGAAAAAGAGATTGCAATGTTATGAAATAAATTAGAAAAAGCAAATAATATGATTGAACAACAAGAAATTTCAATGGAAATTGATAAGTTGAATCAACGATTAAAATTTAAAAAGGGGTAG
- a CDS encoding sigma-70 family RNA polymerase sigma factor: MGLSKKEVRDMKSFDEFKEYIGKYLEENNNEIKQEKLITLINDHFEVDDNDVEEYFDELITNGVEFLDVNLKEIEEAETVELDKVAKKKVNEKLRYKVGGISNETKIQDIIKAYFNILGTSKILTREEEIKYAKMLESTDPEERRFGRDKLITSNLKLVVSVARKHLNRGLDFSDLIEEGNIGLMKAVDKFDYKRGFKFSTYATWWIRQATTRAIADQARTIRIPVHMVETINKLIRIERQLTQELGREPSYNEIAEKMGQGMVGEKVREIKRLSIEPVSLEKPIGDEDDTHFGDFVDDKDIFTPDEYAEKESLREVIDEVFHEILSAREEKVIRMRFGLLPTKLRTVLRLAKECEDETFPKLVQTVKALDIHYDTPIEKVQSQKNTLIDKHLSKYDSPKTLEEVGKEFKVTRERIRQIEAKTIRKFKPNQANSKAKVLKDFFKG; this comes from the coding sequence ATGGGATTATCAAAAAAAGAAGTCAGAGATATGAAATCTTTTGATGAATTTAAAGAATATATTGGTAAATATTTAGAAGAAAATAACAATGAAATTAAACAAGAAAAGTTAATAACTTTAATTAACGATCATTTTGAAGTGGATGATAATGATGTTGAAGAATACTTTGATGAATTAATCACCAATGGGGTGGAATTTCTTGATGTTAATTTAAAGGAAATTGAAGAAGCAGAAACTGTTGAGTTAGATAAAGTAGCCAAAAAAAAAGTCAATGAGAAATTGCGTTATAAAGTTGGTGGAATTTCGAATGAAACAAAAATTCAAGATATTATTAAAGCATACTTTAATATTCTAGGAACAAGTAAGATTTTAACGCGAGAAGAAGAAATTAAATATGCCAAAATGTTAGAATCAACTGATCCCGAGGAAAGACGCTTTGGTCGGGATAAATTAATTACTTCTAACTTAAAGTTAGTTGTTTCTGTTGCCCGAAAACATTTAAACCGGGGATTAGATTTTTCTGATTTAATTGAAGAAGGAAACATTGGGTTAATGAAAGCCGTTGATAAGTTTGATTATAAGCGTGGTTTTAAATTTTCGACTTATGCAACTTGATGAATTCGCCAAGCGACAACGCGAGCAATTGCTGATCAAGCGCGAACAATTCGGATTCCTGTTCATATGGTTGAAACAATTAATAAACTAATAAGAATTGAACGACAATTAACGCAAGAATTAGGGCGTGAACCAAGTTACAACGAAATTGCCGAAAAAATGGGGCAAGGAATGGTTGGCGAAAAAGTTCGTGAAATTAAAAGATTATCAATTGAACCAGTGTCATTAGAGAAACCAATTGGTGATGAGGATGACACTCATTTTGGTGATTTTGTCGATGATAAAGATATTTTTACCCCCGATGAATACGCCGAAAAAGAATCATTACGGGAAGTAATTGATGAAGTTTTTCATGAAATTTTATCAGCACGCGAAGAAAAAGTAATTAGAATGCGTTTTGGGTTGTTACCAACAAAATTACGAACAGTTTTACGATTAGCAAAGGAATGTGAAGATGAAACCTTTCCGAAGTTAGTGCAAACAGTTAAAGCCCTTGATATTCACTATGACACGCCAATTGAAAAAGTTCAGAGTCAAAAGAATACTTTAATTGATAAACATTTATCGAAATATGATTCACCAAAGACGTTAGAAGAAGTGGGGAAAGAATTTAAAGTTACCCGCGAACGAATTCGTCAAATTGAAGCGAAAACAATTCGTAAGTTTAAACCAAATCAAGCTAATTCAAAAGCAAAAGTATTAAAAGATTTTTTCAAAGGATAG
- a CDS encoding class I SAM-dependent methyltransferase, whose amino-acid sequence MDRLSERLLLIAKQVNDKDIICDIGTDHAMIPIYLAKGNLITKAYACDIAEQPLVQTKKNIAKYQLEEIITPILADGLMGLANIKIDSCIISGLGSATILGIFQQDSDLIDRYILCPNDDPMLLRTWIKKQKYFIEKELLLKENNLIYEIIVVNKVAGRKVKNKKDIFFGPWLRKEAHQIFQEKWLLKKDYYLTLLNQIPLKTERHQEIKAKIKMINTVI is encoded by the coding sequence ATGGATAGATTGTCAGAACGTTTATTATTAATTGCCAAACAAGTTAATGATAAAGATATTATTTGCGATATTGGAACAGACCATGCGATGATTCCAATTTATTTAGCGAAAGGAAATTTAATTACCAAAGCTTATGCTTGCGATATTGCCGAACAACCACTAGTTCAAACGAAAAAGAATATTGCAAAATATCAACTTGAAGAAATTATTACCCCAATTTTAGCCGATGGATTAATGGGCCTTGCCAACATTAAAATTGATTCATGTATTATTTCGGGCTTAGGAAGTGCGACAATTTTAGGTATTTTTCAACAAGATTCTGATTTAATTGATCGTTATATTTTATGTCCAAATGATGACCCGATGTTATTACGGACATGAATTAAAAAACAAAAGTATTTTATTGAAAAAGAGTTATTATTGAAAGAAAATAATCTGATTTATGAAATTATTGTTGTCAATAAAGTTGCCGGGCGCAAAGTTAAAAATAAAAAAGATATTTTCTTTGGTCCCTGGTTACGAAAAGAAGCACATCAAATTTTTCAAGAAAAATGATTATTAAAAAAGGATTATTATTTAACATTGTTAAATCAAATTCCGCTTAAAACTGAGCGCCATCAGGAAATTAAGGCAAAAATAAAAATGATTAATACGGTGATATAA
- a CDS encoding Nif3-like dinuclear metal center hexameric protein — translation MLIKKIYQEIETDFPLKAVCKWDYSGHQYGRTNNFATKIIISLDLTSEVINTAIAKKANVIITHHPFCFGKKKTIHRIPYKQKIMNLLTKHQITVYAVHTNYDGLMNELILQELNSVKIVSFKGDDLTKVGYVTLTADEIIAKLKTIFNIETVQHNLTILTQPITTVALAAGAAGNVITKITKDVDLFITGEVKWDQWILANEQQLAVICFNHYMEDFFTTAFMGYLTRKFPTLTIIPYHIKNIINYR, via the coding sequence ATGTTAATTAAAAAAATATATCAAGAAATTGAAACTGATTTTCCCTTGAAAGCAGTTTGCAAATGAGATTATAGTGGTCATCAGTATGGTCGTACAAATAATTTTGCCACAAAAATTATTATTAGTTTAGATTTAACAAGTGAAGTTATTAATACCGCCATTGCTAAAAAGGCGAATGTGATTATTACGCATCATCCCTTTTGTTTTGGCAAGAAAAAAACCATCCATCGAATTCCATATAAACAAAAAATTATGAACTTATTGACCAAACATCAAATTACGGTCTATGCTGTTCATACGAATTATGATGGTTTAATGAATGAATTAATTTTACAAGAATTAAATTCGGTTAAAATTGTTTCTTTTAAGGGGGATGATTTAACAAAAGTTGGATATGTAACATTAACCGCGGATGAGATTATTGCAAAGTTAAAAACAATTTTTAACATTGAAACCGTCCAGCATAATTTAACAATACTAACGCAACCGATTACAACTGTTGCGTTAGCCGCTGGGGCAGCCGGGAATGTTATTACGAAAATTACGAAAGATGTTGATCTTTTTATTACGGGAGAAGTAAAATGAGATCAATGAATCTTAGCGAACGAGCAGCAATTAGCTGTTATTTGTTTTAACCATTATATGGAAGATTTTTTTACTACGGCATTTATGGGCTATCTAACTCGTAAGTTTCCAACTTTAACAATTATTCCTTATCATATAAAAAATATTATTAACTATCGTTAA
- a CDS encoding lipoprotein produces the protein MYNNYNILNILGAIGLKATTTTSLISCEKPNNSENGE, from the coding sequence TTGTACAATAATTATAACATTTTAAATATTTTAGGAGCAATCGGATTAAAAGCAACAACTACAACATCATTAATTAGTTGTGAAAAACCAAATAATAGTGAAAACGGCGAGTAA
- the whiA gene encoding DNA-binding protein WhiA translates to MKMSFAMEVKEEIVKKEFDQMYQKAFLTGFVKYNMILRISNHFFNFEVSSISNVIIRTIYNFLKNLYQVNIEIIIVQNTKLKKNKTFILRIKERVTEILKDLHIFDADLNQKIIAIPPEWNERQQRAYIAGIFVACGSVNSPETSNYHLEVQFNAEASAQYFRKLLHKFHFPFKIIIRHDRYVCYLKCSILVSDFLKLIDAINSVLTFENTRISRDMVNSINRLNNIEISNQQKALKAGEEQVIMINYLIDHNLFDELNENTKKVALLRITNPDASLQDLSTLLENEIGLEISKSGVNHLFREIKKKYYEM, encoded by the coding sequence ATGAAGATGAGTTTTGCCATGGAAGTAAAAGAAGAAATCGTTAAAAAAGAATTTGACCAAATGTATCAGAAAGCTTTTTTAACGGGGTTTGTTAAATATAATATGATATTAAGAATTAGTAATCATTTTTTTAATTTTGAAGTTTCTTCAATTAGTAATGTTATTATTCGTACTATTTATAATTTTTTAAAAAATTTATATCAAGTTAACATTGAGATTATTATTGTGCAAAATACAAAGTTAAAAAAGAACAAAACATTTATTTTACGAATTAAGGAACGAGTAACCGAAATTTTAAAAGACTTGCATATTTTTGATGCTGACCTTAATCAGAAAATCATTGCCATCCCTCCGGAATGAAATGAACGCCAACAACGCGCATATATTGCGGGAATTTTTGTTGCTTGTGGGAGTGTTAATTCACCCGAAACAAGTAATTATCATTTGGAGGTTCAATTTAATGCTGAAGCTTCGGCACAGTATTTTCGAAAATTATTGCATAAATTTCATTTTCCTTTTAAGATTATTATTCGACATGACCGTTATGTTTGTTATTTAAAATGTTCAATTTTAGTTTCGGATTTCTTAAAATTAATTGATGCAATTAATAGTGTTTTAACATTTGAAAATACGCGTATTTCTCGGGATATGGTTAACAGCATTAATCGTTTAAATAATATTGAAATTTCAAATCAACAAAAAGCACTAAAAGCGGGGGAAGAACAAGTCATTATGATCAATTATTTAATTGATCATAATTTGTTTGATGAATTAAATGAAAATACCAAAAAGGTTGCTTTATTACGAATCACTAATCCGGATGCTTCATTACAAGATTTATCAACACTATTAGAAAATGAAATTGGTTTAGAGATTTCAAAGTCAGGGGTTAACCATTTATTTCGGGAAATTAAGAAAAAATATTATGAAATGTAA